The nucleotide sequence GCTGCTCCACCACCGTCCACCGTCACACGGACGAGGGACGCAGAAGAGGAGATTTCCCTGGTGGAGAACGAGACCCACTACGCCGAAGCAGTCATCGACAACGGCACCTTCGGCACCCGCACCATCCGTTTCGAGACGGGCCGCCTGGCCCGTCAGGCCGCCGGTTCGGCCGTGGCCTACCTGGACGACGACACCATGGTGCTGTCGGCCACCACCGTTTCCAAGAACCCCAAGGACCAGCTCGACTTCTTCCCGCTCACGGTCGACGTCGAGGAGCGGATGTACGCGGCGGGGCGCATCCCCGGCTCGTTCTTCCGCCGTGAGGGCCGCCCCTCCGAGGACGCGATCCTCACCTGCCGTCTGATCGACCGCCCGCTGCGCCCGTCCTTCAAGAAGGGCCTGCGCAACGAGATCCAGGTCGTCGAGACGATCATGGCGCTCAACCCCGACCACCTCTACGACGTGGTCGCGATCAACGCCGCCTCCTGCTCCACGCAGCTCGCCGGGCTGCCCTTCTCCGGCCCCATCGGCGGTACCCGCGTCGCTCTGATCAAGGGCCAGTGGGTGGCCTTCCCGACCCACTCCGAGCTGGAGGAGGCCGTCTTCGACATGGTCGTCGCCGGCCGGGTGCTGGAAGACGGCGATGTCGCGATCATGATGGTCGAGGCCGAGGCCACCGACAAGACCATCCAGCTGGTCAAGGATGGCGCCGAGGCTCCCACCGAGGAGATCGTCGCCGCCGGCCTGGAGGCGTCCAAGCCCTTCATCAAGGTCCTGTGCAAGGCGCAGGCGGACCTCGCCGCCAAGGCGGCCAAGCCGACCGCCGAGTTCCCGATCTTCCTCGACTTCCAGGACGACATCCTGGAGGCGCTGACCGCCGCCGTCCGCGACGAGCTGGCCCAGGCGCTGACCATCGCGGGCAAGCAGGAGCGCGAGACCGAGCTGGACCGGGTCAAGGGCCTGGCCGCCGAGAAGCTGCTGCCGCAGTTCGAGGGGCGCGAGAAGGAGATCTCCGCCGCGTACCGCGCGCTGACCAAGACCCTGGTGCGCGAGCGCGTCATCAAGGAGAAGAAGCGCATCGACGGCCGCGGCGTCACGGACATCCGTACGCTCGCCGCAGAGGTCGAGGCGATTCCGCGGGTCCACGGCTCGGCGCTGTTCGAGCGCGGCGAGACCCAGATCCTGGGCGTCACCACGCTGAACATGCTCCGCATGGAGCAGCAGCTGGACACGCTCGCGCCCGAGACGCGCAAGCGCTACATGCACAACTACAACTTCCCGCCGTACTCCACCGGTGAGACCGGCCGCGTCGGCTCCCCCAAGCGCCGCGAGATCGGCCACGGCGCCCTGGCCGAGCGCGCGCTGCTGCCGGTGCTGCCGACGCGCGAGGAGTTCCCGTACGCCATCCGCCAGGTCTCCGAGGCGCTCAGCTCCAACGGCTCGACCTCCATGGGGTCGGTCTGCGCCTCGACGATGTCGCTGCTCAACGCCGGTGTGCCGCTGAAGGCGCCGGTCGCGGGCATCGCCATGGGCCTGATCTCCCAGGAGATCGACGGCGAGACCCACTACGTCACCCTCACCGACATCCTCGGTGCGGAGGACGCGTTCGGCGACATGGACTTCAAGGTCGCCGGCACCAAGCAGTTCGTCACCGCGCTGCAGCTGGACACCAAGCTGGACGGCATTCCGGCGTCCGTGCTGGCCGCGGCCCTCAAGCAGGCCCGCGACGCCCGGCTGCACATCCTCGATGTGATGAACGAGGCCATCGACGTCCCGGACGAGATGTCCCCCAACGCGCCGCGGATCATCACCGTCAAGATCCCGGTCGACAAGATCGGTGAGGTCATCGGCCCCAAGGGCAAGATGATCAACCAGATCCAGGAGGACACCGGCGCCGACATCACCATCGAGGACGACGGCACCATCTACATCGGTGCCGCCGACGGCCCGGCCGCCGAGGCCGCCCGCGCGACCATCAACGGCATCGCCAACCCGACCATGCCGGAGGTCGGCGAGCGCTACCTGGGCACGGTCGTGAAGACCACCACCTTCGGTGCCTTCGTCTCCCTGCTCCCGGGCAAGGACGGCCTGCTGCACATCTCGCAGATCCGCAAGCTGGCCGGTGGCAAGCGCGTGGAGAACGTCGAGGACGTGCTGAAGGTCGGCGCCAAGGTCCAGGTCGAGATCGCCGAGATCGACC is from Streptomyces hygroscopicus and encodes:
- a CDS encoding polynucleotide phosphorylase → MENETHYAEAVIDNGTFGTRTIRFETGRLARQAAGSAVAYLDDDTMVLSATTVSKNPKDQLDFFPLTVDVEERMYAAGRIPGSFFRREGRPSEDAILTCRLIDRPLRPSFKKGLRNEIQVVETIMALNPDHLYDVVAINAASCSTQLAGLPFSGPIGGTRVALIKGQWVAFPTHSELEEAVFDMVVAGRVLEDGDVAIMMVEAEATDKTIQLVKDGAEAPTEEIVAAGLEASKPFIKVLCKAQADLAAKAAKPTAEFPIFLDFQDDILEALTAAVRDELAQALTIAGKQERETELDRVKGLAAEKLLPQFEGREKEISAAYRALTKTLVRERVIKEKKRIDGRGVTDIRTLAAEVEAIPRVHGSALFERGETQILGVTTLNMLRMEQQLDTLAPETRKRYMHNYNFPPYSTGETGRVGSPKRREIGHGALAERALLPVLPTREEFPYAIRQVSEALSSNGSTSMGSVCASTMSLLNAGVPLKAPVAGIAMGLISQEIDGETHYVTLTDILGAEDAFGDMDFKVAGTKQFVTALQLDTKLDGIPASVLAAALKQARDARLHILDVMNEAIDVPDEMSPNAPRIITVKIPVDKIGEVIGPKGKMINQIQEDTGADITIEDDGTIYIGAADGPAAEAARATINGIANPTMPEVGERYLGTVVKTTTFGAFVSLLPGKDGLLHISQIRKLAGGKRVENVEDVLKVGAKVQVEIAEIDQRGKLSLIPVLEGEEGSDADADEASAEAQPQTKDEAAK